One stretch of Zingiber officinale cultivar Zhangliang chromosome 6B, Zo_v1.1, whole genome shotgun sequence DNA includes these proteins:
- the LOC121992032 gene encoding wall-associated receptor kinase 5-like: protein MTQQSRAEFIVRGRSWLLVHYEMLLLSLFLFQWLLPSSSSTNIGYSALFGGSNCSNVPYPFEISNENPSLSKSLPGLQLCCNQSCNNSLKVLIGGSFIDVMEISLEEGYLSVLVDHAIKFGCSHISDRSPKGNLLDLRGTPYTFHTRNKFTVLGCDAMATVRDSFSGNIVSGCVAFCVSYADEQHGQSHCSGVGCCRDAIPPRLQYATVELSSIRKLTESMENITMVSGGCNEAFLMDGNDSFIPVLNTRRPIVLDWSIGNKSCEDVTSSPICGPNASCYNSSEGLGYRCKCQAGYEGNPYLQEGCQDIDECKDHSHNCSGKCVNIPGDYNCSCPLGTKGDGKKDGVGCKRDTYIEIGLGTSLALLVILLTTGFWIFCELKKRKQRKLKLKHFLQNGGLLLRQYVSENQFFARIFTIEELERATDNFNEKNVVGRGGYGTVYRGTVLPNGEVVAIKKSKFVDETQIEQFINEVVILSKITHRNVVKLLGCCLETDVPLLVYEFISNGTLSQHLHEQRMPTSGRLSWETRLRIATETARALAFLHCKAASVPVVHRDVKSANILLDENCTAKVSDFGASRLIPMNQTHVTTLVQGTIGYLDPEYFQTCQLTEKSDIYSFGVVLLELLTTEKPLSSSRMGTVRNMASDFMEYMVEKDGRVGVLEFLDRQLVWDARTALPVLAVAQLARRCLNLNGEDRPTMTEVAIELTALRRLAMQSEEWRDRRIRISPRRLTAVDESMFDEEDRLLS from the exons ATGACTCAACAAAGTAGAGCAGAGTTTATCGTCCGGGGAAGGAGCTGGCTTCTTGTCCACTATGAAATGCTTCTGTTATCCTTGTTCCTCTTCCAATGGTTGTTACCCTCTTCTTCCTCCACAAATATAGGTTATAGTGCACTATTTGGGGGTTCGAACTGCTCAAATGTCCCCTACCCTTTTGAAATCAGTAACGAAAACCCAAGCCTTTCCAAGTCCCTTCCAGGCCTCCAACTCTGCTGCAACCAAAGCTGCAACAACAGTCTCAAAGTCCTGATCGGGGGCTCCTTCATCGACGTCATGGAGATCTCATTGGAAGAGGGCTACCTGAGCGTGCTCGTCGACCACGCCATAAAGTTTGGCTGCAGTCACATATCAGATAGATCCCCGAAAGGCAACCTGCTCGACCTTCGGGGCACCCCCTACACCTTCCATACCAGGAACAAGTTCACGGTGCTTGGCTGCGATGCGATGGCTACGGTGAGGGATTCGTTCAGTGGCAACATCGTCAGCGGGTGCGTTGCCTTCTGTGTCAGCTACGCCGATGAGCAACATGGCCAGAGCCACTGCTCCGGCGTCGGGTGCTGCCGGGACGCTATCCCTCCGCGGCTTCAGTACGCCACCGTGGAACTGTCCAGCATCCGAAAATTGACAGAATCTATGGAAAATATAACAATGGTGTCAGGGGGGTGCAACGAGGCATTCTTGATGGACGGGAACGACTCATTCATCCCAGTCCTAAATACGAGAAGGCCGATCGTCCTGGATTGGTCCATAGGAAACAAGTCTTGCGAGGATGTGACATCCTCGCCTATTTGCGGCCCGAACGCCTCCTGCTACAACTCGTCGGAAGGATTGGGTTATCGGTGCAAATGCCAAGCCGGCTACGAAGGCAACCCttatctacaagaaggttgccAAG ATATCGACGAATGCAAGGATCATTCGCACAATTGCTCGGGGAAATGCGTTAACATACCCGGGGACTACAATTGTTCTTGTCCACTGGGGACCAAAGGAGATGGAAAAAAAGACGGCGTTGGTTGCAAAAGAGACACTTATATTGAGATTGGTTTAG GAACTTCGTTGGCTCTTCTGGTCATATTACTAACAACAGGCTTCTGGATTTTCTGTGAACTGAAGAAAAGGAAGCAGAGGAAATTAAAGCTGAAGCATTTTCTCCAAAATGGCGGCTTGCTGCTGCGACAGTACGTCTCTGAAAACCAATTCTTCGCTCGCATCTTCACCATCGAGGAACTTGAGCGAGCGACCGATAATTTCAACGAGAAAAACGTCGTCGGTCGCGGCGGATATGGGACTGTCTACAGAGGAACGGTGCTGCCCAATGGCGAGGTGGTGGCCATCAAGAAGTCCAAGTTCGTGGACGAGACCCAAATCGAACAGTTCATCAACGAGGTGGTGATCCTCTCCAAAATCACCCACAGGAACGTGGTCAAGCTCCTGGGCTGCTGCTTGGAGACGGATGTACCGCTGTTAGTCTACGAGTTCATATCCAACGGCACGCTCTCGCAGCATCTTCATGAACAGAGAATGCCTACTTCCGGCCGGCTGTCATGGGAAACTCGGTTAAGAATCGCGACGGAAACGGCACGAGCCCTCGCGTTCTTACACTGCAAAGCCGCCTCCGTTCCGGTCGTCCACAGAGACGTGAAGTCGGCCAACATACTCTTGGACGAGAATTGCACGGCGAAGGTGTCGGATTTCGGAGCTTCGAGGCTG ATCCCGATGAACCAGACTCATGTGACGACGCTAGTTCAAGGGACGATCGGGTACTTGGATCCGGAATACTTTCAGACATGCCAATTGACAGAGAAGAGCGACATCTACAGCTTCGGAGTGGTTCTGCTGGAGCTGCTGACGACGGAGAAACCGTTGTCGTCTTCCAGAATGGGGACGGTGAGAAATATGGCGTCGGATTTCATGGAGTACATGGTGGAGAAGGACGGCCGCGTGGGGGTTTTGGAGTTTCTGGATCGGCAGCTAGTGTGGGACGCCAGGACGGCGTTGCCTGTTCTGGCGGTGGCGCAGTTGGCCAGGAGATGCCTGAACTTGAATGGGGAAGACAGACCGACGATGACGGAGGTAGCAATCGAGCTCACCGCGTTGAGGCGGCTGGCGATGCAGAGCGAGGAGTGGCGGGACCGGCGAATTAGAATCAGTCCGCGCCGGTTGACTGCTGTGGATGAGTCAATGTTCGACGAGGAAGACCGTCTGCTGTCGTAA